The following proteins come from a genomic window of Diceros bicornis minor isolate mBicDic1 chromosome 4, mDicBic1.mat.cur, whole genome shotgun sequence:
- the FCRL1 gene encoding Fc receptor-like protein 1, with protein sequence MLLRLLLLICAPLCEPTVVFLRASPSQPIEGNSMTLTCKIQHAPLKSDAQFCFFKDGQTLGQGWNSFPEFQIATMWRENSGSYWCGAKTASPKAIWSQSIQIDVQRVPVSNVSLEIQPPGGHVMEGEKLILVCLVAGGTGDITFLWYKGALGLNLETKTRRSLTAKFEIPTVRESDAEQYYCAADNGYGPSLSGLVRITVRIPVSRPVLTLRAPRAQAVVGDMVELHCEAQRGSPSILYKFYHEDVTLGSSSASSGGGVSFNLSLTAEHSGNYSCEANNGLGAQRSEVVPLNITVPTEDRKELLTSGVIEGLLGILCPTTIALLFCCWLKRKIGRRSTRDPPGSAPSPVPQQPTYLNSPDPVQQQPIYQNVNVVSGDEVYSLVYQMQQELQSAVVEPPRTRNEDKDPSAIYSWLKKANDTDLDYEDAM encoded by the exons ATGCTGCTGAGGCTCTTGCTGTTGATCTGCG CTCCACTCTGTGAACCAACTG TGGTGTTTCTGAGAGCCAGCCCCTCTCAGCCCATAGAGGGGAACTCAATGACCCTGACTTGTAAGATCCAGCATGCTCCACTGAAGTCAGATGCCCAGTTCTGCTTCTTTAAAGATGGTCAGACCCTGGGGCAGGGCTGGAACAGCTTCCCGGAGTTCCAGATCGCCACCATGTGGAGGGAAAACTCAGGGTCCTACTGGTGTGGAGCAAAGACAGCATCACCCAAAGCGATATGGAGCCAGAGTATCCAGATAGATGTGCAGA GAGTTCCCGTCAGTAATGTGAGCTTGGAGATACAACCTCCAGGGGGACACgtgatggagggagagaagcTGATTCTTGTCTGCTTGGTTGCTGGGGGCACAGGAGACATCACTTTCCTCTGGTACAAAGGGGCCCTGGGTTTAAACCTGGAAACAAAGACTCGGCGTTCACTGACAGCGAAGTTTGAGATCCCTACGGTGAGGGAGAGTGATGCTGAGCAATATTACTGTGCAGCTGACAATGGCTATGGCCCCAGTCTCAGTGGGCTAGTGAGAATCACTGTCAGAA TTCCAGTGTCTCGCCCTGTCCTCACCCTCAGGGCTCCCAGGGCCCAGGCTGTTGTGGGAGACATGGTGGAGCTTCactgtgaggcccagagaggctctcCCTCGATCTTGTACAAGTTTTATCATGAAGATGTCACCCTGGGGAGCAGCTCGGCTTCTTCTGGAGGAGGAGTGTCCTTCAACCTCTCTCTGACAGCAGAACACTCTGGAAACTACTCCTGCGAGGCCAACAATGGCCTGGGGGCCCAGCGCAGTGAGGTGGTGCCACTCAACATCACAG TGCCTACAGAGGACAGAAAAGAGCTTCTAACTTCAGGAGTCATTGAGGGGCTGCTTGGCATCCTTTGTCCCACCACTATTGCCCTATTATTTTGCTGCTGGCTCAAGAGAAAAATCG GAAGACGTTCAACCAGGGATCCACCAGG GAGCGCTCCCAGCCCTGTACCTCAACAACCCACCTACCTCAACTCACCTGACCCAGTGCAACAACAACCTATATACCAAAATG TGAATGTTGTAAGTGGGGATGAGGTTTATTCTTTGGTGTACCAAATGCAGCAGGAACTGCAATCAGCAGTAG TGGAACCCCCAAGGACACGTAATGAGGATAAG GACCCCTCAGCCATATATTCTTGGCTGAAGAAGGCGAACGATACAGATTTGGATTATGAAGATGCTATGTAA